The genomic region AAGATCCGTGATGAACGAGTTCTCGACCCGCTCATGCTCCAGCTGCGGAACGACGAATTCAAGGACGATGCGACTAATGCCTTGGTCGAGTTGGGCGCCCCGGCCTTGTCGCGCCTGATTGTGGCATTGAAGGACAAGGATGAGTTGGTCCGAAAGCAGGCCGTGCTGGCTCTCGGCCGCATCAAGCATACCGATGCCATCGATCCGCTGATTGACATGCTGGCTGATAAGGACTGGTTTACGCGTCTGACGGCCGCTGCTGCGTTGGAAGCGATCGGAGACGATCGTGGACGCGAGGCCATCAAGCCGTTGACGAAAGATTCGGATATGGTGGTGAGGATGCGGGCCGAGCGAATTTTGGCGAAGTGGAAAAAACAGCCGGCCAACGCCTGAGCGGCTTCCCGCCTGACGTTGTGCGCGCGGAGTCGTTCTCTACTTGTCGAGTTGCCGGTCGATTTCCTTTTGAACGTCGTTGAGTTTCTTCATCGGAACCGGTTTTCCCATCGATAGTTCCAGCCGCAATTCCTGCAATGTGCCAATGATGGACCGCACGGCCTGAGTCGAGCCATCTTGGCGCGCTCCCTTGATAGCCGCTTCCAGACCGGCCACGCCGTCCGCCAGTTGCTTCGCCGCTTCCCCGAAATTTTTGTCCAGCACCTCTGAGCGAGCTTGAACGATTTTTGATTTGGTTTCGAGCAGGGCTTGCCGCCTGCGGAGATCCTGTTCGATTCCCATCGTGGTATCCATGACGTTTCGAGAGACTTCCCGTATCGATTTCGGTAACCCAGCCACTGTTTGCTCCAGAGTTCCGGTCGGCCGCTGTCCGAAATAGAATCCCGCTGCAAACGACCCCGTAATCAGGACGAGCACTCCGATGAATTTCCACATGCCTATCCTTTCCGTCCCTTGGATGCCGTGGACTTGCTGTGTCGGTCGATTTGTTGCAGCAGGCTTCCGGCCACGGTGATACGGACCGCCGAGTCCGAGTCGTGCAGACCTTTTTTCAACAGCGCGAACGGAGGTGGATTCGTTTTTCCCAAGGCCTTTGCCGAGAAGAGTCTGGGCTGAGGTTGCTGGTCCTGCAACAGAGTCTGGAGGATGGTGATCCCCTGCTTGTCGGAGGCCATCCCGAGAGCCTGTGCCGTGGCGGCGCGAACTGACGGATCCGGATGACGGGCCAGGTCCGTCGCAATTAGGACAGCGGATGAATCGCCCAATCGGAGAAGACCCTCCACGGCGTTGGCGCGCACCTGCATGGATGCGTCCCTCGTCAATTGGAGCAACAGCGGACGTGTTTCGGGGATGCCGAGCCGGCCGATGCTGACGGCGGCAGTGCCTCTGACCCTGGCGTGCTCGTCCCCGATCGCGTGTGTGAGCGGCGCGACCGCCCCGGGTTGACCGAACTCTCCCAACGCGCCGGCGGCAAACGCGCGAACCGATGGCTCGGGATCGTAGACCCCTTGGCTGAGCACCGCGAGGGTCGACGGCCGCTTGAGTTTGCCGAGCGCACCTAATGCGGCCATGCGGGTTTCCGGATCCGGAAGCGTGGCGGCTCCCGTGATATCGCGCAGCATGTCCTGTTTACCCAATCGATAGAGTGCGGCATAGGCGAATACGCCTTCGGGGCCGTCTTCGGTTCTCGCCACCTCGATCAGCCGGGGCACGATATCGTTGACTCCCCCTTCACTCAGTACATTCATGGCGGCAATGCGTACAGGCGGCATGTCGTCCCGAAGCGCGCGTCGCAGCGCGTCCGACTTCGAGGCGAGCCCGGCACGACCCAGACCCTCCACGGCGCGAGCCCGCACCAAGGGGGAAGGATCCAGGAGGCCGTCCTCGAGAATAGATCGGGTCTCGGCAAGCCCCAACTCCGCCAGCGCACTGTAGGCGGCAATTCTGACGTATTCCTTGGGATCACGGACGTGCGTGGTCAGTGTGCTCAACGCAAGCGAACGTAGGAGCGGAAATTCATCCGGCTGGTCACTGGGAACCAAGCGGTCGTATAGCGTCAGGGCTTCCCCGGTCTGGCCCAATTTCAGATAGCTTTGAAGCGTCACGCGAAGCAGATCCTTCGACGGGGTGCTGTCCGAGGGCCGTGAATTCCATAACTTGAGAACCTTGTCGTATTCTGCCTCGCGGTAAGCCTGAGAGGCTTCC from Nitrospira japonica harbors:
- a CDS encoding HEAT repeat domain-containing protein; the encoded protein is MVTRLSLLAISFTALLLAAILASGATATTPGTSLEQEASQAYREAEYDKVLKLWNSRPSDSTPSKDLLRVTLQSYLKLGQTGEALTLYDRLVPSDQPDEFPLLRSLALSTLTTHVRDPKEYVRIAAYSALAELGLAETRSILEDGLLDPSPLVRARAVEGLGRAGLASKSDALRRALRDDMPPVRIAAMNVLSEGGVNDIVPRLIEVARTEDGPEGVFAYAALYRLGKQDMLRDITGAATLPDPETRMAALGALGKLKRPSTLAVLSQGVYDPEPSVRAFAAGALGEFGQPGAVAPLTHAIGDEHARVRGTAAVSIGRLGIPETRPLLLQLTRDASMQVRANAVEGLLRLGDSSAVLIATDLARHPDPSVRAATAQALGMASDKQGITILQTLLQDQQPQPRLFSAKALGKTNPPPFALLKKGLHDSDSAVRITVAGSLLQQIDRHSKSTASKGRKG